The sequence below is a genomic window from Sneathiella marina.
GACCATCATCGCCTCGTTTCTGGCAACGGGCTCCATCTCCTATTTATATTATGCGGATCGTGTTTATCAACTTCCTCTCGGGGTGATCGGCATTGCCGTTGGCACCGCCTTGTTGCCCCTGTTGTCCCGACAGATCCGGGCTGGCGAAGAGCAAACGGCCATCGGCAGCCTCAACCGGGCCATCGAGCTCTCGTTGCTGCTGACCCTGCCCGCCGCTGCCGCACTGATGGTGATCCCGTCCCAGATAACGTCCGTGCTGTTTCAGCATGGCGAGTTCACGGTTGCCGCAAGCGAGGCCACCGCCGCCGCCCTGTTTGCCTTTTCCTCAGGGTTGCCGGCATATGTTCTGGTTAAAATACTGGCCCCGGCCTTCTTCGCCCGCGAGGATACGACAACGCCCGTCGTTGTCGGCGTTATCGCCATGGCGGCCAATGTCATTCTGAGCCTTCTTCTGATACAGGAATTTTCCCATGTGGGCATCGCCATTGCGACGTCTCTTTCTTCCTGGCTCAATGCCGCCATTCTCCTGATCCTTCTGGTTCGGCGCGGTCATTATCGCAGCGACTACAGGCTACTCCGCAGATCTGCGGGCATGGTCCTTGCCTCGGCGGTTATGGGCGGTGGCTTGTGGTTTGCCGCCGACATACTGCATCCACACTTCTCAAGCGATCTGACGTCACGGATCATCGCCCTGGCAAGCCTGATCGCAGGCGGAGCGGGTCTTTATGCCGTTACAGCCTTGCTGACGGGCGCCGCCCGGCTGACAGATCTGAAAAGCATGCTGAAACGGCGCGCCGATCGATAAGCGGTTGACGCATAGTCTCCGTCCTGCAATAACCGCGTTTCATTTTTGGGGTCACCCCCGATCTCCAGCCTCGATGGCCTGATCGACAGGTCCGTCAATCAGAGGCTCGTGTCCAAAGCGTGAGGAGCTTTTACATGTCGCGAATTTTTTCTGGCGTTCAGCCAACTGGAAACCTGCATCTTGGCAATTATCTGGGCGCAATCCGGAATTTTGTCGGCCTTCAGGAAAATTACGAATGCATTTATTGCGCCGTCGATATGCATGCCATCACCGTCTGGCAGGATCCGGCCGCCTTGCGCAGTAACACCCGGGAAGTCGCGGCCGCCTATCTCGCGGCAGGCGTCGACCCGAAAACCTCCATTATCTTTGCTCAAAGCAACGTCCCCGCCCATGCGGAACTCGCCTGGATTTTCAATTGTATCGCCCGCCTCGGATGGTTGAACCGGATGACGCAGTTCAAGGAGAAAGCAGGCAAAAACCGTGAAAATGCCTCTCTGGGCCTGTATGCATATCCATCCCTGATGGCGGCGGATATTCTCGCCTACAAGGCCACCCATGTGCCGGTTGGCGAGGACCAGAAACAGCATCTTGAATTGACACGAGATATCGCCCAGAAATTCAATAACGATTATGGCGTGGATCTCTTCCCCATTGTCGAGCCGCTGATTTTCGGTGAAGCGACCCGGGTTATGTCGTTGCGGGACGGATCCAAAAAAATGTCGAAATCCGATCCCAGCGATTATTCCAGGATTACCTTTACAGATGACCGCGACACCATCGCCAAGAAGCTGCGCAAGGCCCGGACGGATGCTGATCCGCTCCCCGGCAGTGAAGAAGGTCTGGAAAACCGTCCGGAAGCGGCCAATCTGGTCGGTATTTACGCGGCCCTGGCGGAGAGCAGCAAGCAAGACGTGCTGACCGAATTCGGCGGATCACAATTTTCCACCTTCAAGCCTATCTTGACGGAGCTTGCCGTTGAGAAATTCGGCCCGGTTGGTGAGGAGATGAAACGGCTGATGGCCGATCCGGGACATGTGGACGCCATCTTAAAAGAGGGCGCGGCGCGGGCGCACAAGCTGACCGAGCCGGTGATGAGGGAAGTCAAAGAAGTTGTTGGGTTTATTGCGCCGTGATCAGATGCGGCATCTGTAGCTTGTAACTCCCGGCTGAAATACTTACATTCAGGCATGGTACAGCAGGTAATCGCAGTATTTCATGGGGCGGAATAAATGAGTGAGATAGGCAATAGCGGTCCGGAAAAGAAAAGGATCGGCACCAACCGGGTTGGAGCGGCGGCGAAGCGCAGTTGGAAACCAATTGCCCTTATCCTTCTTTTCATTGTTGTCGCCTATTATCCCGTCGGCATGTTCATGATCAACAACATCGAGGATGATGTTGATTTCACACCGAGCGGGGAAAATGTTGTGGCCGGTGGCAGCAAGGCCGTCGATATGATGGCGGGGCTGATTGACCGGGAAATCAACGTCAATCGATGGACCGCCAATGATCCGTTTTTCATGCCCTCTGCGGCACTTGATAATATGCCCAATTACCAGCAGGGTGTCATTTCCGCGCTTGCCCGTTTCAGTTTCGAGCTGACGGACCAGATCGGGCGCACACGGGGGTCAAGCCAAACGGATCCGGACCTTCAGGAAGCGGCGGGACTGCTGCAATATTCCGGGACCAAATGGGCATGGGATCCCTCTATTTCCTGGCTGCCCACGGCAGCGTCGGAAGAGCAATATGAAAAAGCCCGTAAATCCCTGATCAAGTATAATCAGCGTTTGGCCGCCGGCAACGCGGTCTTTGAAAAGCGGGCCGACAACCTGCTGGCGACTCTGGACCGGATCGCCCTCGATATCGGATCATCAACCGCTGCCATTGATCAACATATCGACGAAAACGCCGGAAGCTTCATCGATTTCAAGGCAGATGATCTGTTCTATGACATCAAGGGCCAAAGCTACGGCTATTACATGATCCTGAAATCCCTTGCCCAGGACTACGAAACCCTGATCAAGGAACGGGAGCTTGGCAATGCCTGGGCCCAGATGCTGAGCAGCCTGAAATCGGTCATCGAGCTTAACCCGATCGTTGTCGTCAATGCAGCACCGGATTCCCAGTTTCTTCCCAATCATCTTGCGGCTCAGGGGTTCTATGTTCTGCGGGCGCGGGCTCAGCTACAGGAAATCAGTAACATTCTCTTGAAATAACTGTAATGATAGTGGCAGGATAATCTCCAAGAGATAATGACTGATGGAGCCTTTATGACGGACGAAAGCCAGACAGAGACTATGCGAAACAAGTTTCTTGTTGTCGTGGATGATACGCCTGAATGCACATCTGCAATCCGGTTTGCCTGCCGGCGAGCCTGGCATGTCGGGGGCGGCGTCATGTTGTTATATGTTATCGAACCCCCCGAATTCCAGCACTGGATGGGTGTGGAACAGGCCATGCGTGAAGAAGCGCGCGAGGCTGCCGAAGACCGGCTTCAGTCTCTTGCCGAAGAAATCCAGAAGGAAACGACCATTATTCCGGAATTCGTGATCAGAGACGGTTTCACAAAAGAGCAGGTGCTCTCGTTAATAGAAGAAGACCCCGATGTCCGAATTCTGGTGCTTGCGGCATCCCCCGATACCGGCGGTCCGGGACCATTGGTCAAAAGCCTTGTCGGTGAAATGTCGGGCACCTTTGCCATCCCGATCACTGTCGTACCGGGAAACCTGACGACACGGCAGTTGGATGCGGTTACCTAGTTTTTCGTACATATTTTTGTAGTAATTCGGTTGTTTTGGCGCAGAACGATTCGTATTTTCGCCTGGAATATTTCGTCTAAAATTGTGGTAAAATGTTTGATAGCTCCCTATCTATTTGAAAGATTTGGGTAAATTTCTACTAAAAAATCCGGTCTTGATATCGTAAAATTGTTGGGACATAGTCCGGCTCCCGGTTGAGGGATGTATAAAGCGCGTAAAACACTATATGTTGTTGGTAACGAAGGTTGAACATACTATTTATTGTGGTAAATTAGGTAATGTCACGATTTAAGTACAATAGTATGGTGCAATTTGTGGAATGCAATTAATCAAAGCTGGTTTCAAATCCAATAAGCTGATGACCCTGGTCGGGCTGATGCTGGCGATCGCCTATGTGCTTCCGGAATTAACGGACAGCACATATGATATGCGTAATGCCTCATATGGTCAGTCCAGGTTGCTGGCTGCCAAAGGCATCCCTTTGCCCATACGGAAACCGGGAAACCTCCCGTATGTTGAGCAACCCATTCAAGTTGATATCGGCTCCCTGGAAGCGGAATGGTCCAACGCGGATTTCGACCTGGGCCATATTCGTTATGGGCAGGCTGTACCGAGATTATTTGTCGATCAGATCCCCGTCGATATTCTGGACATTCAGGATGTGGAGAAACGGAAACAGGTTTTCATTTCTGTTGTCTTGCCGCTCATCCTGAATAATAACGAGAAGACACTGTCCCAGCGGGATCGCCTCATGTCCCTTATCTCTGCCCGGAAATCTGGCCAGACCTTGCTTGCTGCCGATGAAAACTGGCTGCAGAATCTGGCCACACGCTACCGCGAAGACCCCTATCAGCTTGACAGCTTGTTGCTGAAAGTGGACGCCATACCTGTCTCCATGGCGCTGGCTCAGGCGGTTGAGGAATCCGGTTGGGGTACATCGCGCTTTGCCAGAGAAGGCAACGCCCTTTTCGGCCAGCGGGTCTGGGGACAAGGCAAGGGTATCGTACCGGCGCAACGGGCAGAGGGGGAGACATATGAGGTCCGGGCTTTCGACACCTTGTCCGAGTCCATCTCTTCCTACAGCCACAACCTCAATGTGCATCCCTCTTATGAAATGTTTCGGACGGAACGCGCCCGTCGATCGGGCGAGCCGGATAACCCTTTAAACGGCTACAAGCTCACCGAAACCCTGACGACCTATTCGGAGCGGGGGCAGGATTATATCAATGCCCTGCAAAACCTCATTCAGGCAAATCGATTTGACCAGCTTGAAAATGCCCAACTGGTGCGCGAACGCCTGGCTGGCAACCGTCTCTAATTTTCCGCAAGATTCCCTTTTTTTAACGTAACATGACCCAGCTCATTACCGGGCCTTCAGCCGGCCCGGTGGGTATCTATTTTTTCCGGATGCTATTCTCCTCGCAATCTCGGCGCAGATATGAAAAACTATGGGTCAACTCAGCAGCGGTTATGACAGAGGAACACCGGATAACCTGCTGGGAATAAGAAAAGGGAGTTCTCATGGACCGCGTAAAAGACAAAATCACACTTATCACGGGCGCAGCACAAGGCATTGGCCTGGCCACAGCGCGCCTCTTCATTGCCGAGGGTGCGACCGTTATCCTTGCCGATCTCAATGCCGATGCCGGTTCTGCCGCCGCAGAAGAACTTGGCGAGAAAGCGCATTTTATGCCATTGGATGTCAGCAATGCCGATCAATGGGATCAAGTCGTTGGTGATATTGTTGCCACGCATGGCCGGTTGGATATTCTGGTCAATAACGCCGGTATATTGGCGACGGGAAAGCGTCAAACCATTGAGGATACGGACCTGGAGCAATGGCGGGCTATTCAAACTGTCAATGTGGAAGGAGTCTTCCTTGGCTGCCAGAATGCTGTCCGGCATATGAAGGAAACGGGCGGTGCCATTGTCAACCTGTCCTCCGTCGCCGCGATCATTGGCACCCCCCAGCTGATTGCCTATGGCGCGTCAAAAGCCGCAGTACGGCAAATGACCAAGTCCGTGGCCATCCATTGTACGTTGCGAAAATACCCGATCCGCTGCAATTCGGTGCATCCGGATCCAATCCGCACCGCCATGGGAGATGAGTTGATGACCATGTATGACGGTGATTTGAAATCCGGCTGGGACAATATTGAAAACCGTATCCCCATCGGCACGCCCGGTGAGCCGATTGATATCGCCAATAGCGTCTTGTTCCTGGCCTCCGATGAGGCCCGTCATATGACCGGGTCAGAACTTGTTATTGATGGCGGTCTGACGGCGACTTAAAAAAGATTTCAACAAAGAAACGGATATACCTTATATGCTTATAGATCATCAACGGCTGGCTGAAACCGTCAGAAAAATACTGACGACGGCCGGCAGCAATGCCGACGAGGCGGCCATTGTCGCTGACCACCTGGTTCTCGCCAACCTGTCGGGTCATGACAGCCATGGCGTCGGGATGATTCCCAACTATATGCGCAATATCCAGTCCGGTTACCTCAACCCCAACCAACATGCCGAAAAAGTCCGCCATGACGGCTCCATTCTGGTGTTCGACGGGAAGGCGGGCTATGGGCAGGTTGTTGCACGGGATGCGATGATAGAGGGCATAAATGTTTCACGTGAAACAGGTGTTGCCATCGTCGCCCTTCGCAATGCCCATCATATTGGCCGGGTCGGTACTTATGGGGAACAATGTGCCGATGCCGGCCTGGTTTCCCTGCATTTTGTCAATGTCACCGGCCATATGCCGCTTGTCGCCCCCCATCCCGGTGCGGATGCACGATTTGGCACCAACCCCATTTGTATTTCCCTGCCCGATACGGAGAACGAGCCGCGGATCATTCTCGATTTCGCTACCAGCAAAGTTGCCCTGGGGAAAATGCGCGTTGCCAATAACCGCGGCGAACAAGTGGCGGAGGGCCTGCTGCTGGATAAAGATGGAAATCCCACCACGGATCCGGGTGTCATGTGGGAAGAGGAGGTCGGCGCGCTTCTGCCGATCGGTGAGCATAAGGGCTATGGTCTTGCGCTGATGTGTGAGCTGTTGTCCGGTGCCATAGGCGGCGGCGGAACGTTGCAGCCGGAAAATGTCCGCGATACGCGCATTATCAACAACATGCTGTCGATTGTGATCGACCCGAGCCGCCTGACAGATCCGACCTACATCGCCCATGAAATGAAGGAAATGTGCGATTATGTCCGGCAGTCACCGCCGCGTGCCGGGCATGACGAGGTTATTCTTCCCGGCGATCCGGAACGCCGCCATCGCCGCCACCGCATTGAAAACGGCATCGACGTGGATGACGAAACCTGGCGGCAAATCGTCGAGGCGGCGGGGGAAATGGGCGCCGATATCACCTCCATCTAACCGGGAGGCGACACCGCGATGCGGGTTATTTCTTTAACGTCGCAAGCAGGTCATTGGCCGCCGTGGCCAGCAACCCGACATCGCCGGCGCAGAGGAGGAAATCAAATCCGTCCGCGAATAGCTGGTTGGTCTCAACGGTGCCTTTTGAGATACAGCCGAGAAATGCCGGGCTGGCGATAATCTTGTCGCGGGCTTCCTCAAACAGGGCCTTAACCTCAGGGTCCTCAAATTCAGCAAGTTTATTGATGCTGGCGGAAAGATCATTGGGGCCGATAAACAGCATATCGACACCGTCGACTGCTGCGATTTCCTCGATATTGCCAACGGCTTCCTTGGTTTCGATCTGGCAAATAATCATCAGTTCGCTATCGAGATTTTTTCGGTACCGGGAGGCGGTTCGCCCATACCCACCGGCCCGCGCCGCACCAAAACCGGCACTGCGAATACCTGTGGGCGGATAGCGACAGGCCTGAACTGCGGCGCGTGCCTCTTCTGCCGTATTGACCGAGGGCACCATGATGCCATCGACGCCCATATCCAGCGCCCGTTTAATCAGGACAGTGTCATTCCACGGAACCCGCATCAGGACCGTCATATCGCTGACCGAGCGAACGGCCCGATGCTGGTCAACCGCGGTTGTCAGACTCCCGGAGCCATGCTCATGGTCAATCATCACCGCATCAAAACCGGTTCCGCCGATGATTTCAGCCGCATCGCTTGAATTTGAAAACAGCCAGCACGCCGCCGCTTTTTCGCCGGCTTTGAGTTTCTTCTTGAGTTTATTCTGGTCCATGGATGTCCTCTGATCAGCGGCCGATGGCCGCCGGAATATAAAATAATGATCCGAACCAGCGCCAGCGCCGATCCGGTCCGGGTAACGTACAATTTATGCGGCCCCGCCCTGTTTTGAACGCGGTAGAGAGCCGGACTTCAATGCGCGACGCCCCAATTTTTTCGATCGGAACCGCGCCGCCCGTTTGACTGGAGGCAAAGCAGGAAAGCGTTTTGAGATTGCCATAATCTTCCGTGATGGTAAATCCAAAATTAGGCGGATTACGGGTTAGTATATTATCAGACGGTGTCACGTCCTTGACCCGAAGCGGCAAGGCATTTGCCGCCAGGCGAAAACGACCAATTCCCCCGTAATTTTCGCTCATGGCGAAGCGCGGCAATTCAAAACGGTCATGCCCGGAATAGGCGACACCTGACTGCTGCCCGAAGGCGGCCATAAAACCTGTCTTGCGGATAACAGCTTTTATCTCGTCACCATATTCCCCGTAAGGATAGGCGAAGATCGCCGGTATAAACCCCAGCTCAGCCTCGAACCGCGCACTCGCCGTATCAATATCCTTTTCAACATTGGCAATGGAGAGCAATGGATAATGGGCATGGGAATGGCCGTGATGACCGATATGGACGCCATTATCGCGTAAATCGCGAATTTGATCCCAGGTCATGTAACCCGGGGACGCGCTATCAACCCCCTCCGTTGCAACGAAAACCGTAAAGGGCAGATTGGCTTCTTTCAATAAGGGCCAAGCGACATCAAAAACGGAGCGATAGGCATCATCAACGGTCAGGGCGACCGTTCTGTCGGGAAGCGCCTCCCCTTTTTCCAACCGATCGACAATCTCGTTCAGCGGTAACACTGTATATCCGCCGGTTTTGAGCTCCTGAATATGCTCCTTGAATTGCTCGACCTTGATATTGGTTGCCGGATATTGCTCCTCGCCAAATCGGTGATACATGATCACACTGGCCCAATCGGCGGACAGGGCAAGGGTCGGTAAAACCAGACTGCCAACCATCAGGCAAGTGGTCATAAGTGCCGTTTTTACAAATTTTGAAAGAATATGCATGCCTGTTTCTCGTCTTCATCAATTCAACTGTTTTACATCATTTCGGCGCCGGACGCAGCATCCGATAAGGTAGGGTAACGCCGAGGTCTAAACAATTGGTAATGCCACCATTCGTTCCGGTAAAAATCCCAGTCGGCGGCGGTCATAATTCCAAGTAGAATTGCCCTGTTCTTTTGCGCTTGGGCTGAAACACCAAGCGCCCCGTGATGGGACAAATCCGTCATGGCATCAAATTCCGTCCCCATTTCCAACTCCTGCCCGGCGGTGTCCAGCAAGGTCAGATCAATGGCTGCCCCGCGCGAATGCGGCGACCCATTGCTTGGATGGGAAAGATAGAGAGGGTCAGGTGTATGATCCCAAAGCGCCTGAACGGCCTCGGTTGGCCGAAATCCGTCATACAGCCGAAAGCGAAACCCCATAGCGGCCGCCAACTGGATAGCCTGTTCCAGTTTTTCCGCCGCCTCTTCATTCAAAAAACAGACCGCTCTTTTATATACAGGGGCTGCCGTAAAATTATTGCTGGAGGCATATCGGATATCCAAATCCACATCATATTTTTCCGGCGTAATTTCGATCAATGTCATGGCGGTCATCATCTCAGTGCTTGTTTACTTGAAATTCGGTTGGATTGAGCGTAACACTCCACTCGAAACAGACCCTACATGGCCATTTGCCGGAACACAATAACATGAAAATACTGGCTCTCGATACGGCATTGAATGCCTGTTCTGTCGCGATCCTGGATGGCGACAATGTGCAGGCCCATGTGCATGAGAAACGCGCCCGTGGCCATGCGGAAACCCTGATGCCTTTAATCCAGGACCTGATGAAGTCCTGCGGGACACAATTTTCTGACCTG
It includes:
- the murJ gene encoding murein biosynthesis integral membrane protein MurJ, producing MSLLKSVATVGGYTMISRVLGFLRDILMATVLGAGPVADAFFVAFRIPNMFRRLVAEGAFSAAFVPMFARKLEAEGKSPALEFAGHSLSILVGFLLVFSALFMIFMPFMMQFLAPGFAVDGDKFNLAVEFTRITFPYLTAMAIVALLGGVLTAFYRFAAMAAAPILLNIILIGCLLTAMGQSDRDTGTLISWGVAAAGIAQVIFLVVACARQDIKIKIGRPRLNKDVKRLLKLMLPGALGAGVMQINILVGTIIASFLATGSISYLYYADRVYQLPLGVIGIAVGTALLPLLSRQIRAGEEQTAIGSLNRAIELSLLLTLPAAAALMVIPSQITSVLFQHGEFTVAASEATAAALFAFSSGLPAYVLVKILAPAFFAREDTTTPVVVGVIAMAANVILSLLLIQEFSHVGIAIATSLSSWLNAAILLILLVRRGHYRSDYRLLRRSAGMVLASAVMGGGLWFAADILHPHFSSDLTSRIIALASLIAGGAGLYAVTALLTGAARLTDLKSMLKRRADR
- the trpS gene encoding tryptophan--tRNA ligase: MSRIFSGVQPTGNLHLGNYLGAIRNFVGLQENYECIYCAVDMHAITVWQDPAALRSNTREVAAAYLAAGVDPKTSIIFAQSNVPAHAELAWIFNCIARLGWLNRMTQFKEKAGKNRENASLGLYAYPSLMAADILAYKATHVPVGEDQKQHLELTRDIAQKFNNDYGVDLFPIVEPLIFGEATRVMSLRDGSKKMSKSDPSDYSRITFTDDRDTIAKKLRKARTDADPLPGSEEGLENRPEAANLVGIYAALAESSKQDVLTEFGGSQFSTFKPILTELAVEKFGPVGEEMKRLMADPGHVDAILKEGAARAHKLTEPVMREVKEVVGFIAP
- a CDS encoding DUF2333 family protein, whose protein sequence is MSEIGNSGPEKKRIGTNRVGAAAKRSWKPIALILLFIVVAYYPVGMFMINNIEDDVDFTPSGENVVAGGSKAVDMMAGLIDREINVNRWTANDPFFMPSAALDNMPNYQQGVISALARFSFELTDQIGRTRGSSQTDPDLQEAAGLLQYSGTKWAWDPSISWLPTAASEEQYEKARKSLIKYNQRLAAGNAVFEKRADNLLATLDRIALDIGSSTAAIDQHIDENAGSFIDFKADDLFYDIKGQSYGYYMILKSLAQDYETLIKERELGNAWAQMLSSLKSVIELNPIVVVNAAPDSQFLPNHLAAQGFYVLRARAQLQEISNILLK
- a CDS encoding universal stress protein; the encoded protein is MTDESQTETMRNKFLVVVDDTPECTSAIRFACRRAWHVGGGVMLLYVIEPPEFQHWMGVEQAMREEAREAAEDRLQSLAEEIQKETTIIPEFVIRDGFTKEQVLSLIEEDPDVRILVLAASPDTGGPGPLVKSLVGEMSGTFAIPITVVPGNLTTRQLDAVT
- a CDS encoding glucosaminidase domain-containing protein — its product is MQLIKAGFKSNKLMTLVGLMLAIAYVLPELTDSTYDMRNASYGQSRLLAAKGIPLPIRKPGNLPYVEQPIQVDIGSLEAEWSNADFDLGHIRYGQAVPRLFVDQIPVDILDIQDVEKRKQVFISVVLPLILNNNEKTLSQRDRLMSLISARKSGQTLLAADENWLQNLATRYREDPYQLDSLLLKVDAIPVSMALAQAVEESGWGTSRFAREGNALFGQRVWGQGKGIVPAQRAEGETYEVRAFDTLSESISSYSHNLNVHPSYEMFRTERARRSGEPDNPLNGYKLTETLTTYSERGQDYINALQNLIQANRFDQLENAQLVRERLAGNRL
- a CDS encoding glucose 1-dehydrogenase, giving the protein MDRVKDKITLITGAAQGIGLATARLFIAEGATVILADLNADAGSAAAEELGEKAHFMPLDVSNADQWDQVVGDIVATHGRLDILVNNAGILATGKRQTIEDTDLEQWRAIQTVNVEGVFLGCQNAVRHMKETGGAIVNLSSVAAIIGTPQLIAYGASKAAVRQMTKSVAIHCTLRKYPIRCNSVHPDPIRTAMGDELMTMYDGDLKSGWDNIENRIPIGTPGEPIDIANSVLFLASDEARHMTGSELVIDGGLTAT
- a CDS encoding malate/lactate/ureidoglycolate dehydrogenase, which codes for MLIDHQRLAETVRKILTTAGSNADEAAIVADHLVLANLSGHDSHGVGMIPNYMRNIQSGYLNPNQHAEKVRHDGSILVFDGKAGYGQVVARDAMIEGINVSRETGVAIVALRNAHHIGRVGTYGEQCADAGLVSLHFVNVTGHMPLVAPHPGADARFGTNPICISLPDTENEPRIILDFATSKVALGKMRVANNRGEQVAEGLLLDKDGNPTTDPGVMWEEEVGALLPIGEHKGYGLALMCELLSGAIGGGGTLQPENVRDTRIINNMLSIVIDPSRLTDPTYIAHEMKEMCDYVRQSPPRAGHDEVILPGDPERRHRRHRIENGIDVDDETWRQIVEAAGEMGADITSI
- a CDS encoding HpcH/HpaI aldolase family protein, which produces MDQNKLKKKLKAGEKAAACWLFSNSSDAAEIIGGTGFDAVMIDHEHGSGSLTTAVDQHRAVRSVSDMTVLMRVPWNDTVLIKRALDMGVDGIMVPSVNTAEEARAAVQACRYPPTGIRSAGFGAARAGGYGRTASRYRKNLDSELMIICQIETKEAVGNIEEIAAVDGVDMLFIGPNDLSASINKLAEFEDPEVKALFEEARDKIIASPAFLGCISKGTVETNQLFADGFDFLLCAGDVGLLATAANDLLATLKK
- a CDS encoding polysaccharide deacetylase family protein, with amino-acid sequence MHILSKFVKTALMTTCLMVGSLVLPTLALSADWASVIMYHRFGEEQYPATNIKVEQFKEHIQELKTGGYTVLPLNEIVDRLEKGEALPDRTVALTVDDAYRSVFDVAWPLLKEANLPFTVFVATEGVDSASPGYMTWDQIRDLRDNGVHIGHHGHSHAHYPLLSIANVEKDIDTASARFEAELGFIPAIFAYPYGEYGDEIKAVIRKTGFMAAFGQQSGVAYSGHDRFELPRFAMSENYGGIGRFRLAANALPLRVKDVTPSDNILTRNPPNFGFTITEDYGNLKTLSCFASSQTGGAVPIEKIGASRIEVRLSTAFKTGRGRINCTLPGPDRRWRWFGSLFYIPAAIGR
- the ddpX gene encoding D-alanyl-D-alanine dipeptidase, producing MTLIEITPEKYDVDLDIRYASSNNFTAAPVYKRAVCFLNEEAAEKLEQAIQLAAAMGFRFRLYDGFRPTEAVQALWDHTPDPLYLSHPSNGSPHSRGAAIDLTLLDTAGQELEMGTEFDAMTDLSHHGALGVSAQAQKNRAILLGIMTAADWDFYRNEWWHYQLFRPRRYPTLSDAASGAEMM